The Heliomicrobium gestii genomic interval TCCCCCAAAATAGTCGCCTGTGACATGCATCCGGCCTATCTCTCAACAGTAACTGCGCAATCCTTTTCGTTACCCCTTGTGAAGGTGCAACATCATCACGCGCACATGGCGTCGTGCATGTTTGAAAACGGCATAAACCATGAGGTTATTGGGGTCATCATGGACGGGACCGGGTATGGCTTAGACGGCACCATATGGGGGGGTGAGTTCTTACTCGGCGATCTGCGCGAGATAAAACGCGTAGGACACCTACGACCATTTCAGTTGATTGGAGGCGATAAAGCCGTAGAAGAACCCTATCGGGTAGCTCTGGACCTGCTTATTCATTCATATGACGATATAAATGATAAAAACATAAAAGAAATATTTAGTGATATAGACGATTTTAAGATTGATGTCTTGTGCAAGATGTCTCGTAGAAGCATAAATTCCTTTAAATCAAGCAGTGTAGGGAGATTGTTTGACGCAGTATCGGCCCTGTTGAACATATGTACTGTTATCGAGTATGAAGCTCAAGCTGCGATAGAACTTGAAGCATTACTGAATAGAAATATGGACATGGCCGATCCTTTTCCATTTAGTATCCATGATAATGGAGAATGTTGCGAAATTGATTATCGCCCCTTAATTCGCGCTATCATTACACAGAGACACAAATTAAGCAAGGAAAAATTAAGCAGAATGTTTCATTCTACCGTTGTAAGTATGGTATCAGAGATGTGTTGTAAAGTTCGAAAAGATTGTAGCGTTAATGACGTGGTCTTGAGCGGCGGTGTCTTCCTAAACGAATTCTTATTGGTAAATACAAAAAAAGTCTTAGAAAGTCAAGGCTTTACTGTCTATTGCCATAGCGCAATCCCGTGCAACGATGGCGGGATATCGGTGGGACAAGTTGCTGTAGCGAATAGCAGGTTAACATAATGGGACGAGCGGCAATCGGTTCGTCTGATAAAGAAGAGTAGGGAGTGTTCATTAATGGGAGACTATGACATTATCCTGGTGCAAGTCCCCTTATTGGCTAAAGAATATAGCGAGCCAGAAGAACTTGAATTTTATGATAAATATTGGGGGATCTTTGGCCGGGTAGTAGAGCGAGACATGTTTAAGGTCCCGATTTACGATGTGAAGGAACTGCCTCTCTGGATAGCCGCCCTTGGCGCCACGTTGGAACAGAATGACATGGATGTACGCGTGCTAGATTTGTCTCCATACGGCGGAGTGAACGTTGATTATGAGGCGATTCGAAAAGAACTGGAAACCTGCTCTTCACCTGTTTTTGCCTTGTCCTCTTTTACGAATAACTTCAGTGTCTGCGTTAAAATATCAAAATTAATTAAAGATATTTTTGGTGAATCAGCTACAGTCGTTGTGGGCGGCGCCCACGCTTCGAATACAGCAGAATTATGTCTCATGCATGGAAGCATCGATATTGTATGCAGGGGTGAAGGGGAACGCGCCATACCTGACATTGTTAAATGTATTAAAAATGGCAAGCCCATTTCCCAGGTTTGCGGTATTAGCTGGAAGAAGGAGGATGGCGGCGTTGTTCATAATCCTGCTGCTTCGACCCGTATTCTTCCCGATGAACTGCCATTGCCGGCATATCATTTAATCCCCCAAACCTATCGGGGCATCATCTCCTTTGCAAGAATATACACCTCGAGGGGTTGCGCATACAATTGCGCCTATTGTGCAGATACGCTTTGGAGCAATCGGAAACCCATACACCAAACGCTGGAGAGAACACTCAAACAAGTGGAAGCCATGCATAATCTCTTTGACATCGATCTTTTTTATGTAGGTGACGAGTCATTTACATACAATAAGTCATACGTTCAAGACTTCGGTTCTGAGATGATCAAAAGGAATTTCAAGTGGATATCCCAGACCAGAACAGACTTGATCACACCGGAGATCCTGAATGTCATGAAAGAAAGCAATTGCAAACTAATTAAGTTTGGCGCCGAGTCTGCGAATCAGCACCTACTGAACAAAATCAGAAAAGGAATTACAGTTGAAAGTATAAGAAAAGCCTGCTATATGGCAAAAAGTGCTGGGTTGAATGTATTGCTTTATTGGATGGTCGGCTTGCCGGACGAATCTCGTGAAACGGCTGAAAATACCATTCAATATGCCGAGAATCTCTTTAACGATAAATTAATTGACTTAGTCGAGTATTATATCACGACGCCTTATCCAGGAACTGATTTGTACGCAAACCCCAACAAATACAACATAGAAATCATCGGCAAGGATTTTGATGAGTGGAGAGAGGACAGGCCATCTGTAACCAATACCCAATATCTGTCACGGGATGAGATATTCCAAATCTGGAAACAGGGCCTGTCTAGATTTGCAAAATGCATGGAAGGGCTGAGATAAGATGGAACGATTCGCCGTCTTAACAAATGACCTGCAATATGCTGCGATGAATAAGCATCCGGAAAGAATAGAAGCAGTAAAAAAGTTTCTTCCTCATCAGATCCATTTCTTGAAGCAGGCTCGCGAACTTTCGGTGCCGGTTATCCACCTTCAGTTGATCAAAGACGGGGGCGAGCAAAATTGGCATGATCGACAGTTTGTAAG includes:
- a CDS encoding B12-binding domain-containing radical SAM protein codes for the protein MGDYDIILVQVPLLAKEYSEPEELEFYDKYWGIFGRVVERDMFKVPIYDVKELPLWIAALGATLEQNDMDVRVLDLSPYGGVNVDYEAIRKELETCSSPVFALSSFTNNFSVCVKISKLIKDIFGESATVVVGGAHASNTAELCLMHGSIDIVCRGEGERAIPDIVKCIKNGKPISQVCGISWKKEDGGVVHNPAASTRILPDELPLPAYHLIPQTYRGIISFARIYTSRGCAYNCAYCADTLWSNRKPIHQTLERTLKQVEAMHNLFDIDLFYVGDESFTYNKSYVQDFGSEMIKRNFKWISQTRTDLITPEILNVMKESNCKLIKFGAESANQHLLNKIRKGITVESIRKACYMAKSAGLNVLLYWMVGLPDESRETAENTIQYAENLFNDKLIDLVEYYITTPYPGTDLYANPNKYNIEIIGKDFDEWREDRPSVTNTQYLSRDEIFQIWKQGLSRFAKCMEGLR